The proteins below come from a single Gimesia alba genomic window:
- a CDS encoding zinc ribbon domain-containing protein yields the protein MDQDWEYDDEDEWDESEFDDDDVNETVACSNCGAEIYEDAVSCPICGEYVTTNTHPFSDRPNWWITLGIVGVIATILSLIFLV from the coding sequence ATGGACCAAGACTGGGAGTATGATGACGAGGATGAGTGGGACGAATCGGAATTCGATGACGATGATGTGAATGAGACGGTTGCCTGCTCAAATTGTGGGGCGGAGATTTATGAAGACGCCGTCTCCTGCCCGATTTGTGGCGAGTACGTCACGACAAATACGCACCCTTTCAGTGATCGCCCCAACTGGTGGATCACGCTGGGAATCGTCGGCGTGATCGCCACCATTTTGAGTTTAATCTTTCTGGTTTGA
- a CDS encoding tRNA dihydrouridine synthase, whose amino-acid sequence MSVIKWSSTESPEIQIGNRRLSSRYFLSPLAGYTQHAFRVALRELGGVGLCTTDLVLASQMLSRSRKAKALLKTSPEDNPLTVQIFSGIAKELVIGARWLEEQGYKAVDINMGCPMAKINGNGGGARIMCAPDAACQMVADVVDAVSIPVTVKMRLGWDRDSITAPLLAREFEKAGVAAITIHGRTRNQGFGGTVDLDGIRQTVEAVQQIPVVGNGDVCTVEDAFHMRNETGCEAVSIGRGAMMDPWIFRKIQQAVQGEEPVSEPTREEQLQFLVRHFTLMVDQHDDYGCLLIRKFAAWYGARLGIPEDLEDRLRRVQSIDEFHDIVGHIQLRHGERASSVPTALIKTPNGPVERW is encoded by the coding sequence ATGTCAGTGATCAAGTGGAGTTCAACGGAATCTCCGGAAATACAAATTGGAAATCGACGACTCAGCTCACGCTATTTTCTGTCGCCACTGGCCGGATATACGCAGCATGCTTTCCGTGTCGCCTTACGTGAATTAGGCGGCGTGGGTTTATGCACCACCGATCTGGTGCTCGCTTCGCAGATGCTTTCTCGCAGCCGCAAAGCGAAAGCGTTGCTGAAAACGTCTCCTGAAGACAACCCGCTCACCGTACAGATTTTTAGCGGCATCGCGAAAGAACTGGTGATTGGCGCACGCTGGTTAGAAGAGCAGGGCTATAAAGCCGTCGATATTAACATGGGCTGTCCGATGGCCAAGATCAATGGAAATGGAGGTGGTGCACGGATTATGTGTGCTCCGGATGCAGCCTGTCAGATGGTGGCGGATGTCGTTGATGCAGTTTCCATTCCGGTAACTGTCAAAATGCGCCTCGGCTGGGATCGCGATTCCATTACCGCACCACTGCTGGCTCGAGAATTCGAAAAAGCAGGAGTAGCCGCGATTACGATACATGGTCGCACGCGCAATCAGGGTTTTGGTGGAACCGTGGACCTGGACGGGATCAGGCAGACAGTGGAAGCAGTCCAGCAGATTCCTGTTGTCGGTAACGGCGATGTCTGCACGGTCGAAGATGCTTTTCACATGAGGAATGAAACCGGCTGCGAAGCCGTCTCCATCGGTCGCGGGGCGATGATGGATCCGTGGATCTTTCGTAAAATTCAGCAGGCGGTTCAGGGAGAAGAACCGGTCTCAGAACCAACGAGAGAAGAGCAGCTTCAGTTTCTGGTGCGTCATTTTACTCTGATGGTTGATCAGCATGACGACTACGGATGTCTGTTGATCCGCAAATTTGCCGCCTGGTATGGTGCCCGGCTGGGAATTCCCGAAGATCTGGAAGATCGCTTGCGGCGGGTTCAGTCGATCGATGAATTTCATGATATCGTGGGACACATACAACTAAGGCATGGAGAGCGTGCCTCTTCCGTTCCCACAGCATTAATCAAAACTCCGAATGGTCCGGTGGAACGTTGGTAA
- the hslV gene encoding ATP-dependent protease subunit HslV, protein MSSKDKKKWRSTTILTVRHQGQVAIGGDGQVTHGNTVMKSDTRKIRKILDGQVICGFAGSTADAFSLLERFEVKARDYPGNMPRAATELARDWRTDRVLRKLEALIVVINTEHSLLITGQGDVVVPSDGIIGIGSGGNYATAAARALVGHSDLSAAEIVKTSLGIASDIDIYTNNNIIVEELQCKS, encoded by the coding sequence ATGAGTTCAAAAGACAAAAAGAAATGGCGTTCCACGACGATATTAACAGTCCGACATCAAGGGCAGGTTGCTATCGGCGGCGATGGACAGGTAACTCACGGAAATACCGTGATGAAAAGTGATACCCGTAAGATTCGAAAAATCCTCGACGGACAAGTCATTTGCGGGTTTGCCGGCTCGACGGCAGATGCCTTCTCGTTACTGGAACGATTTGAAGTCAAAGCACGGGACTATCCCGGAAATATGCCTCGTGCTGCGACGGAACTTGCCCGTGACTGGCGAACTGATCGCGTGCTGCGAAAGCTGGAAGCTTTGATTGTTGTGATCAATACCGAACACAGCCTGCTGATCACAGGGCAGGGTGATGTCGTGGTTCCCTCGGATGGGATTATCGGTATCGGTTCAGGTGGCAACTATGCTACGGCTGCTGCCCGGGCACTCGTCGGTCATTCAGATTTGTCGGCTGCAGAAATTGTCAAAACATCTTTAGGCATCGCATCAGATATCGATATCTATACGAATAATAATATCATCGTGGAGGAGCTGCAGTGCAAGAGTTAA
- a CDS encoding DUF1559 domain-containing protein, producing MQFYLLKPGRRRGFTLIELLVVIAIIAILIALLLPAVQQAREAARRSTCKNNLKQVGIALHNYHETHRCFPPGWVQPSRASTCQANSSSSTSGCLPGWGWGTMLLPFIEQATLYNALNVRSTHLVVTPSTESKTTIPIFRCPSDSGSNLNSDRGGHATSNYKGVYGSRGANNAVNSNPHNSAPGNGSFWSNSNTRLRDITDGASNTVMIGETARGRVGSITYNGAIWVGYYDNGKTASVVWLTENHPAALINGTREWAFSSRHTGGAHFLLGDGAVRFLSENLDGTTYENLGRISDGNVIGEF from the coding sequence ATGCAGTTTTACCTGTTAAAACCGGGCCGAAGGCGCGGATTTACTTTGATCGAATTACTCGTTGTGATCGCCATCATCGCAATTCTAATTGCCTTGTTACTTCCAGCCGTACAACAGGCCCGGGAAGCCGCCCGGCGCAGCACCTGTAAAAACAATCTGAAGCAAGTCGGGATCGCCCTGCACAATTACCATGAAACCCACCGCTGCTTTCCTCCAGGCTGGGTTCAGCCTTCGAGAGCGTCCACCTGTCAGGCCAATTCTTCTTCAAGTACCAGTGGCTGCCTTCCCGGTTGGGGCTGGGGAACGATGTTACTTCCATTCATTGAACAGGCGACTCTCTACAATGCACTCAATGTGCGAAGTACTCATCTGGTCGTCACACCTTCGACTGAATCGAAAACGACGATTCCGATCTTTCGCTGCCCCTCTGATTCTGGAAGTAACCTGAATTCCGATCGAGGCGGGCATGCGACTTCAAACTATAAAGGCGTCTATGGAAGCCGGGGCGCCAACAATGCTGTGAATTCCAATCCGCATAATAGCGCACCTGGCAATGGTTCTTTCTGGTCGAACAGCAATACGCGCCTGCGTGATATTACCGATGGTGCCAGCAATACTGTCATGATTGGAGAAACCGCCCGAGGCCGTGTGGGAAGTATTACTTATAACGGAGCCATCTGGGTTGGTTATTATGATAACGGAAAAACCGCTTCCGTCGTCTGGCTCACAGAAAATCATCCCGCCGCGCTGATTAACGGAACCCGGGAATGGGCATTCAGCAGTCGACACACGGGGGGCGCCCATTTCCTGCTTGGCGATGGCGCGGTTCGATTTTTGAGCGAAAATCTCGATGGCACCACTTACGAAAATCTGGGAAGAATCAGCGATGGAAATGTGATCGGCGAGTTCTGA
- the hslU gene encoding ATP-dependent protease ATPase subunit HslU — protein sequence MQELTPRQIVAELDKHIVGQDDAKRAVAIALRNRWRWQQLPDELRKEITPKNIIMIGPTGVGKTEITRRLAQLIEAPFIKVEATKYTEVGYYGRDVESMVRDLVDSAKNLVREKKRVELVDKAKVRVEERLLDLLVPRPEWESSYSESTEEGKEDDAQERYERTREKFRKMLKNGDLEEKEVEISIDQKSSPVQVFSNMGMDQMDVDLQGMFERIMPQQSKNRKLTVAEARKVLLEQEVEGLMDKDAIAEEAIELAERSGIVFIDELDKICTSEEGGSRGGDVSRQGVQRDLLPIVEGTTVQTRSGSVKTDYMLFIAAGAFHRTKPSDLMPELQGRFPIRVELQELTRDDFLRILTEPTSSITMQYQALLKTEGMKIKFEKDGLEELAEIAFQVNQTTQNIGARRLHTILERLLEEVSFEAPDLKTKKLTIDAAYVQQKLHTIVEDEDLSKFIL from the coding sequence GTGCAAGAGTTAACGCCGCGACAGATTGTCGCCGAGCTGGATAAACATATTGTTGGTCAGGATGACGCAAAACGGGCTGTGGCGATTGCCCTGCGAAATCGCTGGCGCTGGCAGCAACTTCCCGATGAACTTCGAAAAGAAATCACTCCTAAAAATATTATCATGATCGGCCCCACCGGGGTCGGTAAAACGGAGATCACCCGTCGGCTGGCCCAGTTAATCGAGGCGCCGTTTATCAAAGTCGAAGCGACCAAATATACGGAAGTCGGTTATTACGGTCGTGATGTCGAAAGCATGGTCCGCGATCTGGTGGATTCAGCCAAGAATCTGGTCCGCGAAAAGAAACGCGTTGAACTGGTTGATAAGGCAAAAGTCCGCGTCGAAGAACGACTGCTCGATCTGCTGGTGCCTCGCCCTGAATGGGAAAGTTCTTACAGTGAATCAACAGAAGAGGGTAAGGAAGACGATGCCCAGGAACGCTATGAGCGCACGCGTGAGAAGTTTCGCAAGATGCTGAAGAATGGAGATCTGGAAGAGAAAGAAGTCGAGATTTCCATCGACCAGAAAAGCTCTCCCGTGCAGGTCTTCTCCAATATGGGCATGGACCAGATGGATGTGGACCTGCAGGGCATGTTCGAGCGGATCATGCCACAGCAGAGCAAGAACCGAAAGCTGACGGTTGCAGAAGCACGCAAAGTCCTGCTGGAGCAGGAAGTCGAAGGTTTGATGGATAAAGATGCGATTGCTGAAGAAGCGATTGAATTGGCAGAACGCAGTGGGATCGTCTTCATCGACGAACTTGACAAAATCTGTACGTCTGAAGAAGGGGGCAGCCGCGGCGGCGATGTGAGCCGGCAGGGAGTGCAGCGCGATTTACTGCCGATCGTCGAAGGCACGACCGTGCAGACGCGGAGTGGTTCCGTGAAAACCGATTATATGCTGTTTATCGCAGCAGGGGCCTTTCACCGAACCAAGCCTTCCGATTTAATGCCTGAACTTCAGGGACGTTTTCCGATTCGCGTGGAACTACAGGAGCTGACTCGCGATGATTTTCTGAGGATTTTAACAGAGCCGACCAGTTCAATCACAATGCAATATCAGGCGTTGCTGAAAACGGAAGGAATGAAGATCAAATTCGAAAAAGACGGCCTGGAAGAACTGGCAGAAATTGCGTTCCAGGTGAATCAGACGACACAAAATATCGGTGCCCGTCGACTGCACACGATTTTGGAGCGTCTGCTGGAAGAGGTCAGTTTTGAGGCACCCGATCTCAAAACGAAGAAGCTCACGATTGACGCCGCTTATGTGCAGCAAAAACTACATACCATTGTTGAGGATGAAGATCTCAGTAAATTTATTTTGTAA
- a CDS encoding Maf family protein: MKMPLDQIILGSRSPRRKELLSQIVPEASIEIVPPQDSEEAGFDQLSDLESIRQRLISICITKNDDVDRQLKRRGATTVPILTADTIVVIERPDSGYHVMGQPPSEPEWKQTVRDWFLDDYAGKTHRVMTGLCFREGEQLITEIAQTLVTFHDRDNVDRHLEWYLSTEESVGKAGGYAVQGAGSVFVNRIEGSLSNVVGLPLENVLRLLN; encoded by the coding sequence ATGAAAATGCCGTTGGATCAGATCATTCTGGGGTCCCGCTCTCCACGTCGAAAAGAGTTGCTCTCGCAGATTGTTCCGGAAGCATCGATTGAAATTGTTCCGCCACAAGATTCCGAGGAAGCCGGTTTTGATCAGCTGAGTGATTTGGAATCGATCCGTCAAAGGCTGATCTCGATTTGCATTACTAAAAACGACGACGTTGATCGGCAGCTCAAACGGAGAGGGGCTACTACCGTTCCCATATTGACGGCAGATACCATCGTGGTCATTGAGCGACCAGATTCAGGCTATCACGTGATGGGGCAACCTCCCTCTGAACCAGAGTGGAAGCAGACGGTTCGTGACTGGTTTTTAGACGACTATGCAGGGAAGACACACCGGGTGATGACGGGGCTCTGCTTTCGAGAGGGGGAACAACTGATTACAGAAATTGCTCAAACGCTGGTGACCTTTCATGACCGGGATAATGTGGACCGCCATCTGGAATGGTATCTTTCCACCGAGGAATCAGTGGGGAAAGCCGGCGGTTATGCAGTCCAGGGGGCAGGCAGTGTCTTTGTGAACCGCATTGAAGGCAGCCTGTCGAATGTAGTAGGATTACCTCTGGAAAATGTACTAAGATTACTCAATTAA
- a CDS encoding IclR family transcriptional regulator gives MPALEKGLEVLELLSGISRPLSLTDIADRLGRTKQELFRVMACLNEQGYLIRDANQGYRMSTKLFELGAKHASTEALIARATPHMEALTNELKESCHLNIVVRNKMLVIARVDCDADVSLAVRIGASFKLHERNSGHVALSFLPEEQRQKYWEQHDLSSGQIEEWESDYVDIRQAGFRTMESTLIVGVQDTATPILGADGRLLAVLCVSHILRVGESDDSTRISSTMLDCAQAISSEFGPTMINKSDIETHSVN, from the coding sequence GTGCCTGCCCTCGAGAAGGGGCTAGAGGTTCTGGAGTTACTGTCCGGGATCTCCCGACCGCTCTCTTTGACCGATATTGCAGACCGTCTGGGGCGAACCAAACAGGAGCTGTTCCGCGTGATGGCATGCCTGAACGAGCAGGGGTATTTGATCCGGGATGCCAATCAGGGGTATCGGATGAGTACGAAACTGTTCGAGCTGGGGGCCAAGCATGCCAGCACAGAAGCGCTGATTGCCCGTGCGACTCCGCATATGGAAGCCTTGACGAATGAACTCAAAGAGTCGTGCCATCTGAATATTGTCGTTCGCAACAAGATGTTGGTGATTGCCCGCGTTGATTGCGACGCTGATGTTTCACTGGCCGTGCGCATCGGTGCCAGCTTCAAGTTGCATGAGCGCAACAGCGGCCATGTTGCACTCTCATTTCTGCCGGAAGAGCAGCGACAGAAATACTGGGAGCAACACGATCTCTCTTCCGGTCAGATTGAGGAATGGGAGTCGGATTATGTCGACATCAGGCAGGCCGGTTTTCGAACGATGGAAAGTACGTTGATTGTTGGAGTTCAGGATACGGCGACACCGATTCTGGGAGCCGACGGAAGGCTGCTGGCTGTATTATGCGTTTCACATATTTTACGGGTTGGCGAGTCTGACGACAGCACCCGAATTTCTTCTACGATGCTGGACTGTGCACAGGCCATCTCAAGTGAATTCGGGCCCACGATGATTAACAAGTCGGACATTGAAACGCACAGTGTCAACTGA
- a CDS encoding DUF1501 domain-containing protein, with the protein MSILPQSLFSRRDLLKKSAVGFGNLALLSMLNEEAQAASSKDPLAPKEPHFTPRAKRVIFLFMKGGPSHMDTFDYKPQLQKYDGKPLPFDKPRVQFAPTGNLLKSPWKFKQYGESGIRVSELFPNVAECVDDLCIINSLHGTNAAHGGALLKLHTGSDAFVRPSMGSWVTYGLGTENQNLPGFITICPTLAHGGVKNWSSAFLPAPYQGTPLGNAAVAAEQAQIEYIKNNFLSRKVQRKQVEFLNDLNRLHQDQTGPNQILEDRIGSFELAFRMQEEVPQIQDISGETEATRKMYGLDEEVTADFGRQCLMARRFAERGVRFIQVSHSDQKVQWDQHSNLLEGHGKNAKEVDKPIAGLLKDLKQRGLLKDTLVVWGGEFGRTPTAQGKNGRDHNPEGFTMWLAGGGVKAGFQYGATDEFGYYAAKDKMHIHDFHATLLHILGMNHEKLTYRYAGRDFRLTDIAGHVAHGVLA; encoded by the coding sequence ATGAGCATCCTACCTCAATCACTATTTTCCCGCCGCGATCTGTTGAAAAAATCAGCCGTGGGTTTTGGGAACCTCGCCTTGCTGTCGATGTTGAACGAAGAAGCACAGGCCGCTTCTTCCAAAGATCCGCTGGCTCCGAAAGAACCACATTTTACACCACGGGCCAAACGCGTGATTTTTCTGTTCATGAAGGGCGGACCGTCCCACATGGATACGTTTGACTACAAGCCTCAGCTTCAAAAGTATGATGGCAAGCCTCTCCCGTTTGATAAACCACGGGTTCAGTTTGCCCCGACCGGGAACTTGTTGAAATCCCCGTGGAAGTTCAAGCAGTACGGCGAAAGTGGAATTCGCGTCAGTGAACTCTTTCCGAATGTCGCCGAGTGCGTGGATGATCTCTGTATCATCAATTCCTTGCATGGCACCAATGCCGCTCATGGCGGTGCGTTACTCAAACTGCATACCGGCAGCGATGCCTTTGTGCGTCCCAGCATGGGCTCATGGGTGACTTATGGTCTGGGAACGGAAAATCAGAATCTGCCAGGCTTTATCACCATCTGTCCCACACTCGCCCATGGTGGCGTAAAGAACTGGAGCTCTGCGTTTCTGCCGGCTCCCTATCAGGGAACACCTCTGGGAAATGCCGCCGTTGCCGCCGAGCAGGCTCAGATTGAATATATCAAAAACAATTTTCTTTCTCGCAAAGTCCAACGCAAGCAGGTCGAATTCCTGAACGATTTAAATCGACTGCATCAGGACCAGACCGGCCCGAATCAAATTCTGGAAGACCGCATTGGTTCGTTTGAACTAGCCTTCCGCATGCAGGAAGAAGTGCCGCAGATTCAGGATATCTCGGGAGAAACGGAAGCCACACGAAAGATGTACGGTCTGGATGAAGAAGTCACTGCAGACTTCGGACGTCAGTGTCTGATGGCACGCCGGTTTGCAGAGCGGGGCGTCCGCTTCATTCAGGTTTCTCACAGTGACCAGAAAGTCCAGTGGGATCAACACAGCAACTTACTGGAAGGGCATGGTAAGAATGCGAAAGAGGTTGATAAACCGATCGCCGGTTTATTGAAGGATCTCAAGCAACGCGGCTTGTTAAAAGATACGCTGGTCGTCTGGGGGGGCGAATTTGGTCGCACGCCAACCGCTCAAGGAAAAAATGGTCGCGACCATAACCCGGAAGGATTTACCATGTGGCTGGCAGGGGGGGGCGTGAAAGCCGGCTTCCAATATGGGGCGACTGATGAGTTTGGCTACTACGCTGCCAAAGATAAAATGCACATTCATGATTTCCATGCCACATTGCTGCATATTCTGGGAATGAATCACGAAAAACTGACGTATCGCTACGCGGGACGAGACTTCCGCCTGACCGATATCGCCGGCCATGTAGCGCATGGCGTTCTGGCCTGA
- a CDS encoding DUF1549 domain-containing protein, which translates to MPARLRDRFFSFVKQSPSGLLIAAVVLIVSPLSAAEKQPNQQQIQFFEAKIRPLLIKHCYDCHGADEQESGLRVDTFKGIAKGGKAGSLLIPGKPEQSLLITAVNYQVSDLQMPPEEKLSKQEIEDLTNWVKMGAPYPNADLSLLRPSSEKGKYDLEKEREFWSFQPVKKPALPAVKHKDWVKTPIDQFVLSKLEQAGLTPAKPADKRTLIRRTTFDLTGLPPTPEEIDDFLNDTSPQAFEKVVDRLLASPHYGEHWGRHWLDIARYADSNGLDENIAFGNAWKYRDYVVNALNKDKPYDLFLKEQLAGDLLEPAKDVAERNERLIATGFLSLGPKVLAEVDETKMEMDIIDEQINTIGVSLMGMTLGCARCHDHKFDPISAHDYYGLAGILKSTKTMEHYKKIARWHENSLATEAELKEQAEWDKKIKAEEEKIAALVKSENERLKKEGGKDFKLPKKPEPSYSKEAKAELKTLRDQVASLKKERPEVPTALGATEREIIDVPVHIRGSHLTLGETVPRHVPVVLSPQPEKPFSKETSGRLKFAEWLTSREHPLTSRVFVNRVWRWHFGKGIVATPDNFGKLGAKPTNQPLLDWMAASLMDEGWSIKKLHRMILLSNTWQMSSEFNEKAAAVDPDNDLLWRVDVRRLDAESIRDSILAVSDGLDLTMGGSLLTVENRAFVFNHESKDAVTYDFNRRSLYLPVIRNHLFGMFMLFDYADASVLNGNRSSTTVAPQALFLLNSHLVEEASQRMADTVLSQTALAPEQKIQHLFLKSFGRLPSDLEVSKSLQFLDELDKELQAEESDSEKRIHRSWQVLCQSIFASSEFIYLR; encoded by the coding sequence ATGCCTGCTCGTTTACGAGATCGTTTCTTTTCGTTCGTCAAACAGTCTCCCTCCGGGTTATTGATCGCAGCCGTTGTGCTGATTGTTTCTCCACTCTCCGCAGCCGAGAAACAACCAAATCAGCAACAGATTCAGTTCTTTGAAGCAAAGATCCGGCCGCTGTTGATCAAGCACTGCTACGACTGCCATGGGGCAGACGAGCAGGAGTCCGGATTACGCGTCGATACATTCAAAGGCATTGCCAAAGGTGGCAAAGCCGGCTCGCTGCTGATTCCGGGGAAACCGGAACAGAGTCTGCTGATCACGGCTGTGAATTATCAGGTCTCCGATTTACAAATGCCACCAGAAGAGAAACTGAGCAAGCAGGAAATCGAAGATCTGACCAACTGGGTCAAGATGGGCGCACCTTACCCCAATGCCGATCTCAGTCTGCTGAGACCGTCCAGTGAAAAAGGAAAATACGATCTGGAAAAAGAACGTGAGTTCTGGTCTTTCCAGCCAGTCAAGAAGCCGGCATTACCTGCGGTCAAACACAAGGACTGGGTGAAAACTCCGATTGATCAGTTCGTTTTATCGAAACTGGAACAGGCGGGATTGACGCCTGCGAAACCCGCTGACAAACGGACGCTGATTCGCCGGACTACCTTTGATTTAACCGGGCTGCCTCCGACACCCGAAGAGATTGATGACTTCCTGAACGACACCTCGCCACAGGCATTCGAGAAAGTCGTGGATCGCCTGCTAGCGTCACCGCATTACGGTGAGCACTGGGGCCGGCACTGGTTAGACATTGCCCGCTATGCCGATTCGAATGGTCTGGATGAAAACATTGCTTTTGGGAACGCCTGGAAATATCGCGACTATGTGGTCAACGCGCTCAACAAAGACAAACCCTACGATCTGTTTCTCAAAGAACAGTTGGCCGGTGATCTGCTGGAACCCGCGAAAGATGTCGCCGAACGGAATGAACGTCTGATTGCCACTGGTTTCCTGTCTCTGGGCCCCAAAGTTCTGGCAGAAGTTGATGAAACCAAAATGGAGATGGATATCATTGACGAGCAGATCAACACGATCGGCGTCTCCCTGATGGGCATGACGCTGGGCTGTGCCCGTTGTCACGACCACAAATTCGATCCCATTTCGGCTCACGATTATTACGGCCTGGCGGGCATCTTGAAAAGCACCAAAACCATGGAGCATTACAAGAAGATTGCACGCTGGCATGAGAACTCACTCGCCACAGAGGCAGAACTCAAAGAACAGGCCGAGTGGGACAAAAAGATCAAAGCGGAAGAAGAGAAAATCGCCGCGCTTGTGAAATCAGAGAATGAACGCTTAAAGAAAGAAGGGGGCAAAGACTTTAAACTGCCGAAGAAACCAGAACCCTCTTATTCCAAAGAAGCAAAAGCAGAACTCAAAACATTGCGGGATCAAGTCGCCTCGCTTAAGAAAGAACGCCCCGAAGTTCCCACAGCGCTCGGCGCAACCGAACGGGAAATCATTGATGTTCCCGTTCATATTCGGGGCAGCCATCTGACTTTAGGGGAAACCGTGCCGCGGCATGTTCCCGTGGTATTGAGTCCCCAGCCTGAAAAACCATTTTCGAAAGAGACAAGCGGCCGTCTGAAGTTTGCCGAATGGCTCACCAGCCGCGAGCATCCTCTCACATCACGTGTGTTTGTGAATCGGGTCTGGCGCTGGCACTTTGGTAAAGGAATCGTGGCGACCCCGGATAACTTCGGAAAGCTGGGCGCCAAACCAACGAACCAGCCCTTACTCGATTGGATGGCTGCCAGCCTGATGGACGAAGGTTGGTCGATCAAAAAACTGCATCGCATGATTCTTCTTTCTAACACCTGGCAGATGAGTAGCGAATTCAATGAGAAAGCAGCTGCCGTGGATCCCGATAATGATTTGCTGTGGCGGGTCGATGTGCGTCGTCTGGATGCCGAATCCATTCGTGATTCGATTCTGGCAGTCAGTGACGGCCTCGATCTGACAATGGGCGGCTCGCTGCTGACGGTTGAGAACCGTGCGTTTGTCTTCAATCACGAATCCAAGGATGCGGTAACCTATGATTTTAACCGACGCTCTTTGTATCTCCCCGTCATTCGAAACCATCTGTTCGGGATGTTCATGCTGTTTGATTATGCGGACGCCAGTGTTTTGAATGGGAATCGCTCTTCAACCACCGTGGCACCCCAGGCACTGTTCCTGTTGAACAGTCATCTCGTCGAAGAGGCATCACAACGCATGGCCGATACCGTTCTAAGTCAGACCGCGTTAGCACCGGAACAAAAAATTCAACATCTGTTTTTAAAATCGTTTGGACGTTTACCGTCGGATTTGGAAGTCAGCAAATCATTGCAGTTCCTGGATGAACTGGATAAAGAATTGCAGGCGGAAGAGTCTGATTCCGAAAAACGTATCCATCGCAGCTGGCAGGTGCTCTGTCAGTCCATTTTTGCATCGAGTGAATTTATCTATCTCAGATAA
- a CDS encoding aminotransferase class V-fold PLP-dependent enzyme, giving the protein MLDQQKRQQDFPSLSERVYLNTAAEGIPPLAVGEAFQQYFQDKLLGMDGRTLHEAQWDAAKALVGQMYGLSSDEVSICSCSSEAFNLAYQALQLKAGDEVIVSDLDFPASYTFGLQASCPATTKIWKARDWELRLEDLQELLSDKTRVVSISLVSFFNGFKIPLKEVIQTIRQHSSALIALDVTQALGRIPLDLEDIDLIISSTHKWILASHGGGLVGVPSAKANEWTVPAGGWFNLKDAFGDQRFDKAESLPGAASFTVGMPNYPAVYAIRAALDYITQTGVEQINQAATPLVEACLEGLKQTSVELISPKEAENLAGIIAFRHPEAERIYQHLHSKQIHPMYHAGRIRVALHGYNTMENVETFLRELNVALSKSYVGNAAG; this is encoded by the coding sequence ATGCTGGATCAACAAAAACGACAACAGGACTTTCCCAGCTTGTCGGAACGCGTCTATTTAAATACCGCCGCCGAAGGCATTCCCCCGCTGGCAGTCGGCGAAGCGTTTCAACAGTATTTTCAGGATAAACTCCTGGGCATGGATGGCCGTACGTTGCACGAAGCTCAGTGGGACGCGGCCAAAGCGTTGGTCGGACAAATGTATGGTCTGAGTTCCGATGAGGTCAGTATCTGCTCCTGCAGTTCCGAAGCATTCAATCTGGCGTATCAGGCATTGCAGCTGAAAGCCGGGGATGAAGTCATCGTCAGCGATCTGGATTTCCCCGCCAGTTATACGTTCGGCTTGCAGGCAAGCTGTCCAGCGACAACAAAAATCTGGAAGGCTCGCGACTGGGAACTGCGTCTGGAAGACTTGCAGGAACTTCTCAGCGATAAAACGCGCGTGGTGAGTATCTCACTTGTCAGCTTTTTCAACGGGTTCAAAATACCGCTGAAGGAAGTGATTCAGACCATTCGCCAGCACTCGTCTGCTCTGATCGCTTTGGATGTCACACAGGCACTGGGACGAATTCCCCTTGATCTGGAAGACATCGATTTGATTATCAGCAGCACTCACAAATGGATTCTCGCTTCACATGGCGGCGGCCTGGTGGGAGTTCCTTCAGCAAAGGCGAATGAGTGGACCGTGCCCGCGGGTGGCTGGTTCAATCTGAAAGATGCGTTCGGCGATCAACGGTTTGATAAAGCGGAAAGCCTGCCGGGCGCAGCCAGCTTTACGGTGGGCATGCCCAACTATCCCGCCGTGTATGCCATTCGTGCCGCGTTGGACTATATCACCCAGACCGGCGTCGAACAGATCAATCAGGCGGCAACCCCGCTCGTCGAAGCATGCCTGGAAGGCCTCAAACAGACGTCGGTCGAACTGATTTCACCCAAAGAGGCGGAGAATCTGGCGGGCATTATTGCGTTTCGGCATCCAGAGGCAGAACGCATTTATCAACACTTACACAGTAAACAAATCCATCCCATGTATCACGCAGGACGAATTCGAGTGGCGCTGCACGGTTACAATACGATGGAAAACGTGGAAACGTTCCTGCGAGAGTTAAATGTGGCACTGTCGAAAAGTTATGTCGGAAATGCCGCGGGTTAA